From Oryzias melastigma strain HK-1 linkage group LG15, ASM292280v2, whole genome shotgun sequence, one genomic window encodes:
- the golga4 gene encoding golgin subfamily A member 4 isoform X2, giving the protein MFKKLKQKINEEQSPQRNAQSPQQAQMGGGDRRSSQPHPFHHDVTPSPSDRESTTKGSRSPRGSINGDGSASPQKEESQSFAQKLQLKVPSVESLIRGGASRAESLFRSSSKENLVRSSSRDSLTHLGENEAAPSYDPPSDIESEAEEPPGSAESLSKEQLLHRLLQVERSLGKYRGKYSELVTAYRTVQREKEKTQAILSQSQDKALRRIGELREELQMDQQAKKHLQEEFDAALEEKDQMITVLQTQVALLKKRAKGVSDGSVAPDQDVPQSELAEDSTSAAQSLSQEQKLEPEIAEEGNSDPAKLLETLQKRVTRQENLLQKCKDVIRTHKDRSAQLSSENETLHQQLQERLQELEKMKELHTTEKTKLITQLRDAKNLIEQLEQDKGMVIAETKRQMHETLEMKEEEIAQLRSRLQQVTAQKEEIQEQREKAEKSAFEELERALSAAQRAEEARKQLQVQLDERMKEVERASEEERKSLQQELTRVKQEVVSIMKKSSEETVSNLEKTHKEALAAKEEELKEKIHKAVEQCKEEFARLSKEQEQQASLALEDSELQKAAIRTEADVKVRDVQLELEAARTRILELESSMDKISEESSVSSELSSELEKLKNQHKEEMAALEEKHQEELLKHKGDLSQQHNTALQELTEKHRVEMENLLKDKEMQFQTHVEDMNQKTLEKLDAKQTELEAVSAELSEVLKSKQILEEKLLAAEAASTLAQQEQERRFQDLVSKHDAELENSRQERDQKAGDVQKTLEEKLGALLSEKEKEIEQLIAREKTLQEESHSTTEHLQIKIKELEDLQQSLAEVQLENKNLKETNTQLGKTSEDLDQCKKDLIDLNEHLETAKKEFRQTQKLLQEAERQLEESKKELSEKEKSHATELEEQKRLKKQLDDEKAAQEKKLTSVEAKLKAQETKMEKFKQKAKEMQENFKKKLQQTEENAKKELAKKELELQQKEQQVQEKIVEMAQKSSQGLSSTVSELQSNHKEELEKLYAAHKHEVEDVEHRWQKKMAQQEEELMEKHSGALQEKGQELSELSEQFNVSRAENEQLMSEIKTLKDDLSKREMTVQKLQEELDKAAAKMESLSQGEVLLKEQIESMERKHEEILNERNSLKQTQEESMDKLKTLTEKLKETEEQLEMLKNSKFKENEDLQSKFEETSSQLQASEAAFQQELVLIITKMDHYCKEVQSKVENASNELQQRVEHRVEELNSRLMHSEENVGKLKRTVLTKLSGICTLEEALHKHTEEKKNLCISLEQMSAQVNAHMEQIKALTQEKEGQSQHMNDQAQKLEELRVANASISEDLKTKEQHLQDLESIIADVKNQLLSSIKEKEEAINQLNQQHEEERRRAAAQMKKTVERLEQEKRSALEQADALRNSLSEHQNTAQAKLTQDSATITSLQSRLEEMEQEISKKNLALQRLEASFDNQSISKSEMDQLLSEKEQKVSDLTLELERCRSRLDELQQQLALKTSECEQLASDLKQHQSIRENEKKELVEQLQQMQSSQNGSLEQEMVEKLHSLEEDNQKYRQELESQREEYERIKAEFSRSKESSLKETEERLSAESARKVSELKKKAEQKISQIKKQLTAQIEEKEQTVKALQSSLEENKSNEALSKKHVETLEEKTKTLEESLIKLKEEQEKQLQQILSDEKLQKEKALEEMKSVYEEKLISSQRDASQQEELKETESALREIQEKLKEAEEQNENLLAEINRLKEQICEKDAQLHQYDASAEVSSRLEAETMVEQSSIQQTASEMDNKSDDTDDPLLSLKNELSKIRNEKEKIQKDFTRLQKDMRVMRKEHEQDLEYVKKELLEENDKKLKQELEDLELKHNSNIKQLMREFNTQMAVKEKELDTAVKEAIAKAQAVEAELINIHREEASQLKSMVSQKEEDLHRTVQKYEQVIQNREEEMGDRVWQVQKQLEELQTRCRDTSELTSEDLQAQLAEKTTLLSEARLKEQGFVEKIHSLEDKIKFLHRGTVVTHLGSSVKDPGIGIPDALSEATEMEYLRKVLFEYMMGRETKTMAKVLTSMLKFPPDQAQIVLDKEDSKTLPWLR; this is encoded by the exons AGTACCACCAAAGGGTCTCGGTCTCCCAGAGGCAGCATTAATGGGGATGGCAGCGCCTCTCCTCAA AAAGAGGAGTCGCAGTCGTTCGCccagaagctgcagctgaaagtTCCCTCTGTGGAGTCTCTGATCCGAGGTGGGGCGAGCCGGGCGGAAAGCCTGTTCCGCTCCTCCTCAAAGGAGAACCTGGTCCGGAGCTCGTCACGTGATTCCCTGACACATTTGGGAGAAAATGAGGCGGCCCCCTCCTACGATCCACCATCAGATATTGAGAGTGAAGCAGAGGAGCCGCCAGGGAGCGCAGAGTCACTTTCTAAAGAACAACTGCTGCACAGACTGCTTCAAGTGGAGAGGAGCCTGGGGAAGTACAGAGGGAAGTACTCGGAG ctggTTACTGCGTATCGAACAGTGCAgcgtgaaaaagaaaaaacacag GCCATCCTCAGTCAGAGTCAAGATAAAGCCCTGCGCAGGATTGGAGAGCTTCGGGAG GAACTTCAAATGGACCAACAGGCCAAAAAGCACTTACAAGAAGAATTTGATGCAGCATTGGAGGAGAAAGACCAGATGATCACCGTCCTTCAGACACAG GTTGCTTTGTTGAAGAAACGAGCCAAAGGCGTCTCTGATGGTTCAGTGGCGCCTGACCAGGACGTTCCTCAGTCTGAGTTGGCAGAAGATTCAACATCTGCAGCACAGAGTCTTTCTCAAGAGCAAAAACTGGAACCTGAGATTGCAGAGG AGGGCAACAGCGATCCAGCTAAACTCCTGGAGACTCTGCAGAAACGAGTGACGAGGCAGGAAAACTTGCTGCAGAAGTGCAAAGATGTGATCCGCACGCACAAAGACCGGAGCGCACAGCTGAGCAGCGAGAATGAAACTCTgcaccagcagctgcaggagcggctgcaggagctggagaagATGAAG gAACTGCACACAACGGAAAAGACCAAACTGATCACTCAGCTGCGCGATGCCAAAAACCTGATTGAACAACTGGAGCAGGACAAG ggaatGGTGATTGCAGAGACCAAACGGCAAATGCATGAGACTCTGGAAATGAAAGAAGAGGAGATAGCACAGCTGCGCTCCAGACTTCAACAGGTCACGGCTCAGAAGGAGGAAATCCAGGAGCAGagagaaaaagcagagaaatcAG CTTTTGAAGAACTTGAGCGAGCTCTGAGTGCAGCCCAGAGGGCGGAGGAGGCGAGGAAACAGCTGCAGGTTCAGCTGGATGAGCGAATGAAAGAAGTCGAGAGGGCCAGTGAAGAAGAGAGGAAGAGTCTTCAGCAGGAACTCACACGCGTCAAACAGGAAGTCGTGTCCATAATGAAG aAATCATCCGAGGAAACGGTGTCAAACTTGGAAAAGACGCACAAAGAAGCTTTGGCTGCTAAAGAAGAGGAACTGAAGGAGAAAATTCATAAAGCAGTG GAGCAGTGTAAGGAGGAGTTTGCTCGGTTGTCCAaggagcaggagcagcaggCCTCTCTGGCTCTGGAGGATTCCGAGTTGCAGAAGGCTGCTATAAGGACAGAGGCTGATGTTAAAGTTCGGGACGTCCAGCTGGAGCTGGAGGCTGCAAGAACA AGGATTTTGGAGCTGGAAAGTTCAATGGACAAGATCTCAGAAGAGTCCAGTGTCTCTTCTGAGCTTTCCAGCGAGCTGGAGAAGCTGAAGAATCAACACAAAGAGGAAATGGCAGCATTAGAAGAAAAGCATCAGGAGGAACTGCTAAAGCACAAAGGCGATCTGAGTCAGCAGCACAACACTGCTCTTCAGGAGCTCACGGAAAAACACCGAGTTGAAATGGAGAACCTTCTAAAAGACAAGGAGATGCAGTTCCAAACACACGTTGAAGACATGAACCAGAAGACATTAGAAAAGCTGGATGCAAAGCAGACCGAGTTGGAAGCTGTTTCTGCTGAGTTGTCAGAGGTGTTGAAGAGTAAACAGATTCTGGAGGAGAAACTGTTGGCAGCAGAAGCCGCTTCCACGTTAGCTCAGCAGGAACAAGAGAGACGCTTCCAAGATCTGGTTTCAAAGCATGACGCTGAACTGGAAAACAGCAGGCAGGAGCGTGATCAGAAGGCTGGAGATGTACAAAAAACTCTGGAGGAAAAACTTGGTGCACTTTTaagtgaaaaggaaaaagagatCGAACAGCTCATCGCTAGGGAAAAAACACTACAAGAAGAATCACATTCCACTACAGAACACTTACAGATCAAGATTAAGGAGCTTGAAGATCTACAGCAGAGTTTAGCTGAAGTCCAGCTAGAAAACAAGAACTTAAAGGAAACAAACACTCAGTTAGGGAAGACCTCTGAAGACTTGGATCAGTGTAAGAAGGATTTGATAGATCTGAATGAGCATTTGGAGACAGCGAAGAAGGAGTTTCGTCAAACCCAGAAGTTGCTTCAAGAGGCTGAACGGCAGTTAGAGGAGAGCAAAAAGGAGCTGTCGGAGAAGGAGAAGTCTCATGCAACTGAGCTGGAGGAACAGAAGCGCCTCAAGAAACAGCTGGATGATGAAAAGGCTGCTCAGGAAAAGAAGCTAACCAGCGTGGAAGCCAAGCTGAAAGCACAGGAGACTAAAATGGAGAAGTTCAAACAGAAGGCCAAAGAGATGCAGGAGAACTTTAAGAAAAAGCTTCAGCAGACTGAAGAAAATGCTAAGAAAGAGCTTGCCAAAAAGGAACTGGAGCTTCAACAGAAAGAGCAGCAAGTTCAGGAAAAGATTGTGGAGATGGCTCAGAAAAGCTCTCAAGGTCTGAGCAGCACCGTGTCAGAGCTCCAGAGCAACCACaaggaggaactggagaaacTCTACGCCGCTCACAAGCATGAAGTGGAGGACGTGGAGCACCGCTGGCAGAAGAAGATGGCTCAGCAGGAGGAAGAGCTGATGGAGAAACATTCAGGTGCGCTTCAGGAGAAGGGTCAGGAGCTGAGCGAACTTTCTGAGCAGTTTAATGTGAGCAGAGCTGAAAACGAACAGCTGATGAGTGagataaaaactttaaaggatGATTTATCGAAGCGAGAAATGACTGTTCAGAAGCTGCAGGAAGAGCTCGACAAAGCAGCAGCCAAGATGGAGAGTTTGTCTCAGGGCGAAGTGTTGCTGAAAGAACAAATTGAATCCATGGAGAGGAAACACGAAGAGATTCTAAACGAGAGGAATTCCCTAAAACAAACTCAGGAGGAGAGTATGGACAAACTTAAAACGCTGACAGAAAAGCTAAAGGAAACAGAGGAGCAgcttgaaatgttgaaaaattctaaatttaagGAGAATGAGGACCTGCAGAGTAAATTTGAAGAAACATCCAGTCAACTACAAGCCAGTGAGGCCGCGTTCCAGCAGGAACTGGTTTTAATTATCACCAAAATGGACCATTACTGTAAAGAGGTTCAGTCCAAGGTTGAGAACGCCTCCAACGAGCTCCAACAAAGAGTTGAACATCGAGTGGAGGAGCTGAACAGCAGGTTGATGCACAGTGAGGAAAATGTGGGAAAACTTAAAAGGACCGTCCTCACTAAGTTAAGTGGGATTTGCACTTTAGAGGAAGCTCTTCACAAGCAcacagaggagaagaagaatCTATGCATTTCATTAGAACAGATGTCTGCTCAGGTAAATGCTCACATGGAGCAAATCAAAGCCTTAACACAAGAGAAGGAGGGTCAATCTCAGCACATGAACGACCAAGCTCAGAAACTGGAGGAGCTGAGGGTGGCGAACGCTTCCATATCAGAAGATCTGAAAACAAAAGAGCAACATCTCCAAGACTTGGAGAGCATCATCGCTGATGTGAAAAATCAGCTTTTAAGTAGCAtcaaagagaaagaagaagccATAAATCAGCTAAACCAGCAGCATGAAGAGGAGAGACGGCGAGCTGCGGCTCAGATGAAGAAGACCGTGGAGAGGTTAGAGCAGGAAAAGAGGTCTGCTCTGGAGCAAGCGGACGCCCTCAGGAACAGCCTGTCTGAGCACCAGAACACGGCACAGGCAAAGCTCACCCAGGACAGCGCCACCATCACCTCCCTGCAGTCCAGGCTTGAAGAGATGGAGCAAGAAATATCTAAAAAGAATCTAGCTCTGCAGAGGCTGGAGGCCAGTTTTGACAATCAGTCCATCAGCAAGTCTGAGATGGATCAGCTGCTGAGCGAGAAGGAGCAGAAAGTCAGTGACCTGACGTTGGAGCTGGAGAGATGCCGAAGTCGTCTGGACGAGCTTCAGCAGCAGTTGGCTTTGAAGACCAGCGAGTGTGAGCAGCTCGCCTCTGACCTCAAACAGCACCAAAGCATCCGGGAGAACGAGAAGAAGGAGCTGgtggagcagctgcagcagatgcaGAGCTCTCAGAACGGCAGTTTGGAGCAAGAGATGGTGGAGAAACTGCACTCCCTCGAGGAGGACAACCAAAAGTATCGACAGGAGCTGGAGAGTCAAAGGGAAGAATATGAAAGAATAAAAGCCGAGTTCAGCAGGAGTAAGGAGTCGAGTCTGAAGGAAACAGAGGAGAGGTTGTCTGCAGAGAGCGCTCGGAAAGTGTCAGAGCTGAAGAAGAAAGCCGAGCAGAAGATTAGCCAGATTAAGAAACAGCTTACTGCTCAGATTGAGGAAAAAGAACAGACGGTTAAGGCTCTTCAAAGCAGCCTGGAGGAGAACAAGAGCAACGAAGCTCTAAGCAAAAAACACGTGGAAACTCTAGAGGAGAAAACGAAGACTCTGGAGGAATCTCTGATCAAGCttaaggaggagcaggagaagcagcttcagcagaTTTTGAGTGATGAGaaacttcaaaaagaaaaggctTTAGAGGAAATGAAAAGCGTTTATGAAGAAAAGCTGATCTCCAGTCAGAGAGATGCTTCACAACAAGAGGAGCTGAAAGAAACCGAATCTGCTCTGAGGGAGATCCAAGAAAAGCTGAAAGAGGCTGAGGAGCAGAATGAGAACCTTCTCGCTGAAATAAACCGTTTGAAAGAGCAAATATGTGAGAAGGACGCCCAGCTCCATCAGTATGATGCGAGTGCAGAAGTTTCATCCAGGCTGGAGGCTGAGACGATGGTGGAACAGAGCAGCATTCAGCAAACTGCAAGTGAGATGGACAACAAGAGCGATGACACAGATGATCCTCTGCTGTCTCTAAAGAATGAACTGAGTAAAATCAGGAATGAAAAAGAGAAGATCCAGAAGGATTTCACCAGGTTACAGAAAGACATGCGGGTCATGAGGAAGGAGCACGAACAGGACCTGGAGTACGTGAAGAAagagctgctggaggagaacgacaaaaagctaaa ACAAGAGCTGGAAGATTTGGAATTGAAGCACAACTCCAACATCAAACAGTTAATGAGGGAATTCAACACGCAGATGGCTGTGAAGGAGAAGGAGCTCGACACCGCCGTGAAGGAGGCCATCG CCAAAGCTCAGGCTGTGGAGGCTGAGCTCATCAACATTCACCGGGAGGAGGCCAGCCAGCTGAAGAGCATGGTGTCTCAGAAAGAGGAGGATTTGCACAGAACTGTTCAAAAGTATGAACAGGTCATACAG AACCGAGAAGAGGAGATGGGAGACCGAGTCTGGCAGGTTCAGAAGCAGCTGGAGGAGTTGCAGACACGCTGCCGGGACACCTCAGAG TTGACCTCAGAGGACCTACAG GCCCAGCTCGCTGAAAAGACGACGCTGCTGAGTGAGGCGAGGCTGAAGGAGCAGGGGTTTGTAGAGAAA ATTCACTCGCTGGAGGACAAGATTAAATTTCTGCACCGCGGCACTGTTGTAACTCATCTGGGGAGCTCAGTGAAAG